Proteins co-encoded in one Candidatus Bathyarchaeota archaeon genomic window:
- a CDS encoding RDD family protein, with amino-acid sequence MSTGFERIGRDARLQDHWIRRLVAFIIDSIIVGIGTSIIVAIITIPFHFFTFPFFAGVLSILYFALLEFYYGWTVGKKIMNLKTIELGGHRPALDLAFIRNISKIYWILVLIDVIIGLATLGDPHQKISDRMAGTTVVSRTAPPLPPPPPTP; translated from the coding sequence ATGTCAACAGGCTTTGAAAGAATCGGAAGAGATGCACGACTTCAAGATCACTGGATAAGGAGACTTGTGGCTTTTATTATCGACAGCATAATAGTGGGCATAGGTACTTCAATAATCGTAGCAATTATTACCATTCCTTTTCACTTTTTCACATTTCCCTTCTTTGCGGGAGTCTTAAGTATCTTGTACTTCGCTTTGCTCGAGTTCTACTATGGGTGGACTGTTGGCAAGAAAATAATGAACCTAAAAACTATTGAGCTCGGTGGACACAGACCCGCTTTAGATTTGGCTTTCATCAGAAACATTAGCAAGATTTACTGGATTTTAGTTCTCATAGATGTAATTATCGGCTTAGCAACGCTGGGCGATCCCCATCAAAAAATAAGTGACCGCATGGCCGGAACTACCGTTGTTTCAAGAACTGCTCCTCCGTTACCGCCTCCACCGCCAACTCCATAA
- a CDS encoding GNAT family N-acetyltransferase codes for MKVSIKNITRDNVNEIPEPCRSCLYWELPSVLEQSRQKLQQKEKLKYASMKAAWFLKTLEEFGNCGKILYTENKPIGYVQYSTSNGFPNIKEYGAKKLRTSEENVAFISCLYISKEKFRGKGLGKKLLNEVIIDLRKRGFKAVETFARRSSTNNPSGPIGLYLRKGFEVKEEIDLDFALVRLDL; via the coding sequence ATGAAAGTTTCAATCAAAAACATTACACGAGATAATGTCAATGAAATCCCTGAACCATGCAGAAGTTGCCTGTACTGGGAACTCCCAAGCGTTCTCGAACAGAGCAGACAGAAACTGCAGCAAAAAGAAAAACTAAAATATGCATCTATGAAAGCCGCTTGGTTTCTTAAAACATTAGAAGAGTTTGGAAACTGCGGCAAAATATTATACACTGAAAACAAGCCGATAGGCTACGTTCAGTACTCCACCTCAAACGGATTCCCAAACATCAAAGAATACGGGGCTAAAAAGCTAAGAACATCTGAAGAGAACGTTGCTTTCATCTCTTGCCTTTACATTAGTAAAGAAAAATTCCGAGGAAAAGGTCTAGGTAAAAAACTTCTCAACGAAGTAATCATTGATTTAAGAAAACGTGGTTTCAAGGCTGTTGAAACCTTTGCCAGAAGGAGCTCAACGAACAATCCTTCTGGACCCATCGGACTTTATCTGAGAAAAGGATTCGAAGTCAAAGAGGAGATAGACTTGGATTTTGCCCTTGTCAGACTGGACCTTTAA